ATATCCCTCTGGAATTGGTTAACTTCCCTCCCAAATATTCCCTGGGTCATGGCCGGGGACTTTAATATGATTGAATCCCAGAATGACAAGGCTGGGGGTCTCCTGTTTGAATGGAAAAACTTAGAAAAGCCTCATTGGGAGAGATTCAAACAACATCTGCAACTCTTAGACCCCTTGGAAGCCACTAAACCTGACAACCCTAACCTATggcacacttggtgcaactttcagcaaaGCACCAATCGGATCTACTCTAGGTTAGATAGGTTCTACGCTAATAAAGACTTCTTCTCCTTTTCCCCCAACCAGTTTGGGAATGTGGTTGTAGTCCTACCAACTACCTTGTCTGACCACTTCCCCATCTTAGCCATTATCAACATCAGAAACTCCATTACCCCTTGCCACTCTCGCAATAAGAAATTCTTGCTTAATACCTCCTTGTTGCAAGATGAGGATGTCCTTATTGCCATTAAATTAATTAGACTCTTCAATTTGTAACCGCATCTCCCCCAATCCCCCTTGAGTAGATGGCAGATGAACATTTCTTCTTGGCAGATTCTTCTCCAAACCATTGGCAAGAAGAAAGCCAAGGACTTAAGGTTCATAGAAAAAAATCTTACTCTGCTCCTTCACTCCCTTGAGCATGAAATTCAACTGTAGCCCTCTTCCCTTACCTTGGCCAGGCAGGTCTTTGAGGCTAGAGATATCCTCAAAAAGCACCAGCAGGTTAAGATCAGAGGTGCTTTCATTAGAGCCCACAACCATTGGCTCCAGTTTGGTGATAAGggctccaaaatattctttaatcTGCTCAAACAAAAACAGATCagggaaaaaattgatagaatatctAGAGACAATAAGGTACTCCTTGATATCTATGACATCAAAGAAGCCTTTGAAGTATTTTACAAGACTCTATTTACCTCTGAGGATAATGAGGCTTCAGCAGATGCCCGCACCAGATGTACGAACGTTATCCCTAATAGAATCTTTGAGGACGAATCCAACCTCCTCAAAGCTAAGCTAACTGTGCACgaaatcaaggatgccattaaggctcTTAAGGATAACAAAGCCCCAAGTCCTGATGGACTTCATGCCGAATTCTACAAAACTAACATTGATTGGATTGCTGACAACCTTTATGATATCTATAACGAAGCCCTTGCCACAGGCACCCTAGGGGAATTCATAAATAGGGGTATCATTAAGCTTATCCCAAAAGAAGGGGACAAAGCCTTGATTAAAAATTAgaggccaatcaccctccttaACGTCTCCTACAAGATCCTGGCCAAAGCCTTGGCCTCCCgacttgagaagatcctccccaagtTCATATGTTCCACCCAAACAGGCTTCATCAAAGGTAGGTACATCTTGGAAAATCTTGTAATgagttgggaatccatggaatgggccaggACCTCCAACCAAGATGCCGCCAAGTTCCTTgtcgactttgagaaagcatatgatagggtggaatggaacttcatcctcatgatgctctctgCCTTTGGCTTTCCTAGTGAATTCTGTGACTATGTTCGAATCCTCCTTAAAGATGCATTTGCCCTACTTGAGATCAATGGGACCCTCTCCTAGTCGATTCCCCTCTCTAGATTGATCAGACAGGGCTTCCCCCTTGCCCCTACTTTGTTTGTCATTGCTTTTGACGCCCTgtattatctccttagagatgacaccctgTCCCCCTGTGTCCAAGGCATTACCCTGCTGAACGACTCTGAGCTGATCaacatccaatttgctgatgatacctcgTTCTTCCTGAAGCTCTCAGTACACAATATTGAttccctcaatcaaaaacttgacaTTTTCGGTAAGGCCTCCGGAGCCCAGGTATCCAACACCAAATCCATTTTAATTGGTTGGAAAGAGAATCCCCTGGACTGGCTTCAACAGTTTGGCTATGGATGGGGAGGACCCACTAAACTAGTCCGttatcttggcatccccttttCTTTCTCCCTCTCTTAAGGACATGTGGTTTTAGGTGAAGGGAAAGATAGACAGTAAAATtaacaagtgggacaatagggtTCTCTCCCTTGCTGGCAGGattcaagtctgccaaaaaatcctatcctcatacagtatctactactccttggtttggatgtttagcaactaccaaatatttgaaatccaaaaggctatcagATGGTTCCTTTGGTCGGATGGGAAGGGTAAAAGGAAAGCCCACGCGGTCAAATGGACCTGGTGCCACTTGGATAAAAAACTTGGTGGGCTAGGCCTTAAGGATCATAGACTGCACGGCATCTCCCTTATAGCCAAATGGATATTCCACTCTTTGGAAGGGCAAgaaccctggaaaatcctcattaggaacaacatacaaaatggtgttcccAAAATAGCCAAAACTTGGAAAGCTCTCCTGCTCAGTGACCTAATTGCTGGCAACTTTCCCATGTttgtccaaggcacctgggtgttcaaatctatctggaaagcctgggagcatgtgcgtggTCTAATTAGCAACTCGAGCATCAACTCTGATAAGTCCCTACATGATGAAAGGTGAATATGGTGGAGCTTGCATCACAACTCCAAACCCCATGCCCTAACCCAAGGCTGCTCAGCTAAGCATTGGCATAATAAAAGAATCAAGTACATTATGgatattcttgaacatgatcaccttaTTAGCTGGGAAGCCCTTAGCACTAAATATGACCTCCCTACATCTCATAAGAAgacatacaatatgattaaaaCTACTTGTGTTCCCTTTAACCTCCCTAAGAACACCCATGTAGATGCCCAGAGGTACCTttcattcctatggaaggatggctctACCCTCCATAAaatcaaagccaaatctatctacACCCTATTAAACAGTGATCCGTCGGTGATTGAGCATGTCAACAAACTATGGTATGTTAATCTTAGCCCCCACACTTGGTAGCAACCTTTTGTGAAACTTTGGAGATCCCCCATTCCTCCTAAGATTCAGTGCTTCAGATGGCAACTTATGCTGGATAGATTACCTATTAGGATATCTACTGAATATGACTAGTGCTCTGTCTGCAGAAAACCTGAGACTGCGCACCACATCTTCTTTGATTGCCCCTTTGCTAGAGATATTTGGCTTCTGTTTGGAATTTCTATTGTAGAATTTGTGTTTCCTcttgatatagttactggttttatTCATGGACTGAGAAAGGATACTAATCTTGTTTGGCAAATCTTATCTTTGTAtattctttggtttatttggaaactcagaaatgaggagaagttccaaggtattacAAGGGAACGTACTGAGTTTATTTacaaactcacacattacaaaattgttgtgcaggtctgTTTTGTGATGAACCTCGAGAGAAATAAGCTACTGCGGTTCCTAAAAGATGGcagggcaaccatgtttgtttatgagaTGCAAGACGGGTACGAATGGGCTAGGATCGCAGAGAACCAGACCTCCTTCGATAAGGCAGTGCAAAAGCTAATAAAGGATCTAGAGGACAGCAGGCCTCCTCCCTTCAACAGGATTGAGATGTGCTCCCAGATCCTTGCTAGAAAGAAGGTGGTTTGGATGGAAGGTGAACAGGGTTGGACCACATGGCTGGAGGATCAGGATGAGATCCTCCAATTCTGATTTATTCTGCTATGCCCGGTCTTTTTGGAAAGTTAGAtaactatatatattcctttgatTGGCGGTTGAGGCCCTGCCCCCCTCTCCCTAGTTTTGTATAAACTCTTTGTCTATATTTTGAACTCTCAATTtctaatatacaaaaaaaaaaaccattattTTACACTATTATTTTAaacacatttataatatcatacATTAAAAGTAAGATGCATTGAAAATATCTTTATTATAGATATTATAGGTATTTATCCTATATTTATATAAAATGAATTCTATACTCTCTTTTCAAAATTACAATAATGTATTAGATTCGGGTTACATAGATGTTAAATTAAATTTAGGTTGAATTTACTTCAATCTTTCCAAGGAAAGGTACAAGCCAAAACTTATATGTGTCTTTTCAATCTCATCCATGAGAAAAAGAGACAATAAAGATCAGGGAATAAATGACCTGTAAATTACACTATTTCTGGACGGCAACCCGTCTCCGCATGCTCGAACCAAATTGATGCAGACGTATGTTCCATGCAATCTAGAGACATATACGTTAAAAGAAAACTAGAGAAGTGTGTAACAACCGCTTGTATCTTTATCTCTATGATCACTTCAAAGAATTATTTCCAATCTAAAGTTAAAGTTTTATCTATTCCCTTCCATTGATACAACTGTATGAACTAATATTCCTTTACTTGGCCTATATAAACACCATCAAACCTCAAACCACAAAGACAAGGCACCCACTATTTTGTATTGTTCATTGCTTTCTTAATCTTATTGTCTAAGTTATAAGCAAGTATGGCATACTGTCAGCAGTATGAGAGCCCAAGATACCCAAATGACTCTGATGGTGGTTATGGCCAGCAGCAGTACCCTCTTCCATACTAAAATATGGAGCAAAACTATGGTGATAATCAGCCAAGTACAACTACAGTGAGCAACAGAGGCATCACAGCCTTCCATAGGGCCAGATTGTGAAGGTCTGCTCTAAGGCCAATCCTGACTATGCTCTGCGTATCAGACATGGCAGGGCAACCCTTGTTTACTACAATCCCAGTGACCCAACTCAGGTATATATACATTTCCTATAATATGTTTGTTACATTGGAATTTGTGTCTATAAGTGCatatgtatttaaattttttaCTTTGACTCTGACTGTTTAAGTGGTAGTTGTTTTTCTTGGgttatttttgatatatatgcaTCGTGTATATGCATGCAACAATGGGTGAAAGATGAGTCATGGAGCAACCATGTGAAGGGCACAGTGGGTCAGCCAGCCTTTGGCCTTGTGAACAAAGCCACTGGGCAGGCCCTTCGTCATGCCCCTGCTGCATGTCAGGaggtatatattcatatattttgtTTTTGAGTGATTCTTTCCTACTAGGGTATACTTGTTTCATTGTAGAGATTCTTTACTTTTAAGGTATTTTTGAATTTTCCCTGGTGACTGTATATATATGGCTTTTGATGATAAAGTATTGAGTTGTTTCTTGGCAGGTGTTGCTGACCAAGTATGAGGGTGGTTTCTATGATGAGAGTGTGCTGTGGAGTGAGAGTGAGGACATGGGATATGGGTACAGTTCCATAAGGATGGGAAATGACATTGGCCTTACATTGGATGCATTCCAGGGTGACAGGAAGCATGGAGGCATTGAAGAGGGCACCAGAGTTGTGACGTGAAAGTGGAACAGGCAGGACAACCAACTGTGGAAGATATCTCCCTGCTATTAGAATGATCATCATGATATATACAGTATAGAGAAACATTTGCTATGAGTATGTTCTGTATATTCGTAGTCTGTAACTTTTTAAGTGTGGAGATCAGGAATATATGCGGTTTGCATGGGTTTAACTGATCGTATAAATAAAGTTGCTCTATAGTTTATAGTACATGGTTTCTATTCATATGTTATAATTTGGGACTGGCAGGGTATGTTAGTTTTTGATTCATGTCTTGATTTTCTGTGATCAGTTAAAGGTTTGCATAGAAATGAACCACACTTCAAGTTCGAATGATCACTTCCTAAAGGAAGTGATaaaaatgaatattttgaaaaGTTTACAACAAAGCTTATAACATACAGGAAATAATATTGATGAATTAATACTTAAgatataaaattaattatttatagagTTGAGTTCTTAAAATTTAATATTGGAGGTTTGATAAAAATTATTTATAAACTCTTTATTGTAAAGTAATATAAATTGTTCTTAAAATTCATCTTAATGTGATCAAGGATAATATTATGAATTGTTCAAGTAATTAATTACTTATCTACTTAAGGAAtttacacaatcaaacttattAGATTTATAAACTAAGCTCACAAACTCAATTAAGTCATTGTATTCAATCCTTTTGTATATTCATATCTTagacatttcattttattttctcataacaTGCCTCCTTTCACATATACTTCTTTAGGATCTctattgatttttcttttaaaaaatacaaACATTAGgcttaaaagaataaaataaaagaaacTTGTTATTTAAAGAGGTCTTAGACCTTTTAGTAATGAAAACCCATTTGCATATCCATTAAAAAAATTCTCTAGATGTAGCTTGTAATCAATACATGAATTTGACAATCACTAAAGCATAATTATTATTATGTAAGACCAATTGCTACAAATGTATGCTAACCAATATGCATTAAATGAAAAGCACATAGATAGATAGCTAGCTAGTATCACAAGAAACTTAAACTCATTTAAATATATAACAGTTGTAAATGTCAAAGAtaccttcatttcaaattcaataATTAATTATCAAAACACAAGTAAATGATACTATAAATTAAAATGGAATTTAGGAAAAGATAGAAAATCTAGTAAGATAGTCTTATATGATATCAAATTATAAATAGTTTTACAATATATGTAAAAATAATGTGGCATATATTCTTAAAACATGTTTGGTATTAATAAAAATGGACACACCTACCAATATTAAAATTGTACCTATTAAGCCCTACTTTAAATCAAATTATCCATGGAATTTTTCACCTTTTCCCATAATATTTAGATGTCTCTTAAGaagattttaatattattttttgcattttctcTAATGACTAAGTGTTGCCGAGCATAGTCATGTGTCCCAAATCAAGCTCTTATTATCTCCAAGTGTCAAGGATGTCAAACTTGAGAAATAGGTTAGGAAATTATGATCAGGTAAGGCAACTACTGACCAAATCAAATCTCTACTTAATCAAGGGAGGCTTGAACCTAAGGTGCTACAATAGATATCATTATAGAAACAAATTTTTACGATAGACATCAAGAGgagtaatttttaatttttttatagttCATACTCTGATGAAACTAACAAGTGGACAAAGAATGTAGGGAGTACTTGGGACATATTGGAAGAAACATAAGAAGTAAATTGTTAAAggttgttgattcaaagaataggaGGTATGCTACAAGTTTATGATAGCTTTAAAGGGTAGTTCTACTACCCAACTCCCTTTGCGAGCTACGCTCACAAACATCTCACCTAGGGAGCTTGATGCAGGAGTATTGATCGATTTTTTTTCCAGGATGTTTTAATAAGGATTTGTGTTCTTGGTTTataattttggttttgatgatttgtttGATGTCAATTGAATGGAATGAGATCTAGAATCTTTTCtctcaaatttccctccttttggCTATATTCATTTTACATAGTTGAAGGACATTGAGAGAAAATGATGAAACAAAAAAATAGTTAGGATTGGGGCAAACAAATAATTTGGGAAGAGATTCCAGGATCAACAACAGATAGTTGAGAGAGGATGTTGGGGAAAGAAGTAGTGATAGAGGAATTAACTTGTATTTTCATTAATGGATCCTTGGTAAAAAGAAACCTGAAAGGAAAGAGTGTGACTGAGACATGAGCAAGGATATCCCTTGGCCCTTTGTGGATTGGGAAAATTAGACACTCCATACGGAAGGGAATGTGTGAATTGTCTGGCCCATGTAGATGGAATAAGTGTAAACAATGTTCTCTAATCAACTCCCCTCCATATGCAAAAATAAAAAGGAGCATTtggatgttttgatgtttgatttattgatttatttccTTTCTCACATAGAAATATTTAATGTTGACCCATTTTTTTTATGATGTAAATAGGGTTTGTGTTCTTGGTTTATAATTTTCGTTTTGCCATGTTGTTTGAAGTTGGTTGCATGGAATGGGATCTAAAATATTTTCCCTCAAGTGACCCTCCTTTTGGCCAAATTTAGTTGTCACAATTGAAGGATGTTGGAAGAAAATGGTGAAATAATGAAAAATGGTTGAGATTGAGGTAGAAAACCAATTTGCGAAGAGATTCGGGGATCAATGATGGTTGAGAGAGGATGTTGGGGAAATAAGTAGGGACAAAGGAATTAACTTGGATTTTCAGTGAGGGATCCTCGACAGAGAGAATAATGGAATGAAAGGGAAGAATGTGCTTGGGATGTCAACAGGGAGAGCTCTTGGCCCTTTGTGGATCAACAAAATTAGACACTGCATATGTAGGGGTATATGTGAATTCTTTGGGCCACATAGATGTAATAAGATTATAAACATTTCTCTCTAATCACATCTCCTATCTTGCAAAAATAGAATGAGTTCTTGGATGCAACAAGCTCTCTAATAAAATGATAGTTAgaatcaatatgcttagttctcttatgaaaaaaatgatttttggacaATGCAATAGTTGAACTACTATCACAAAATATTGTAGTGGCTTCTTTTTTATCATGCATTAAGTATTATAACATCCTTTGCATCCAAACAACTTGACAAGCTGCACTAGTGAtgacaacatactcaacttcagttgAAGAAAGAGTCACAAtggattgcttctttgatgcccaTGATACAAAACTTGTACCAAACTGGAAGGCATATCATGAGGTGCTTTTCCTATAATCAATACTGCCAACACAATCACTATCCATATATCTGATAAGATTGCATTCATTTGTAGTGGAATACATAATTCCAAAATTCTTTGTGCCATTGAAATATCTCAAAATTCTTTTACTAGGCAGCCAATGAGGCTCTTTTGGAGATTTCATAAATCATCATATTAGACTCCTACCATACATAATGCTAGGCCTCGCGGCTGTCAAATACATTAAACTCCCAACTAATCTCTTAAACAATGTAGAATCAACACTTGATTCATCATCATCTTTTCTTAACTTCAAATTTGTCAAAATTGGTGTTGAGGCTGCCTTACACTTCAACatattaaatcttttcaacacatCACCATCATATTTAGATTGTGAATAAAGATTCTAGCATCAGATTAAAGGACTTTGATGCCCAAAAATATTTCATAAGCCCCAaatttttcatttcaaattcactcttcattgTTGTTTTGAAAGCATCTATGCCAAGATTACCGGTAAAAATTAGATCATCTACATACAAACAAACAATTAGAAACCTACCTTTCTTGTTGACTTTGATGTATAAGGTTGGCTCACAACCACTTCTTTGGAATCCATTTTGAATGAGATAAGAATCAATGTGGttgtaccaagctctaggagcttgttttaatccataaactACCTTCTTTAATCTATGCACCTTGTTCTCTTGACCCAGTATCTCATAACCTTGTCATTGTTTCACATATACTTTCTCCTCTAGATAACCATTTTGAAACATTGAATTTGCATCCATTTGATACACAAACCATTTTTTGTGAGCAGCAATAGCCAATACAGTCCTTATTGTGTCTGTTAGACATAATgcaacattgagaggggggtgaatcagtggttctcaaacttttccctttaactatcctatgtgagtataccagttAACATATCTAactgaatgcagacttaccagttagatgggagactagcagaaatgcactcacacataaagcagacatctcataacaccatcatatacaaggaaaacccaagatgggaaaaaactcagtgagagTTGCtcaagtctactgctccaatccagtctcacaatgagtctttgattacaatgtttagggaaccaacccaaggcgaaccaacccaaggagctacaacccctacaccaagctccaactcagtggtctACAAAAAATATATTCATATACTAAAGTAAtattcttgttacaaatgaattttataACTCTTCAACGAATCTCTCTGctggatcttctatctagttcactaTTGATTCTTTGCTAACCCTCACATAGTTGCAACCTTATTCTCTACTATACTCTTGCtggttcagcctcttctccttctctgtcgGTTCTTCTCTTTATCGGTTCTACACTTTACTAGTTCTCTCTTCTCTCTACTACACCACTACTCTCCATCGCTACTTCCTTCTCTCGATTCTATGTTTACTTTCTCTGCAGTCTTTTGCACTTCTTCTCTACTCTTATGGTCACTATTAGTTCTGCACTTCTATTtctagttgaacacttcaaccctattcttcctcacactcaatctcttcttcctcttcttggtgagcacttgacTAAATTCTTCTTATATGAAGTAACACTCTTCCATTCAGCGAAAGCACTCAACGATTTTGGCTTTCatatttataacttggttttctCACAAAAAGCTAATTCAAATTTCAAGCGATTAGGTTTTCTTCATCAACCTCgcgacaaaccaaatccaatcagatttcATCCAATTTGATCGCCTAGATTGATcaactgtaactcatcaatcaatcatgCCATTGCCATTCCTTCCTCATCACACCTTCTATTTTTGGCAACCTGCTTTTAACCTATCAATGGatttcttggttgatcaccaagatTGGTTTTGCAGTTTCACTCACCTTCCTCAATTTGCTCAAATAGTCTATGTTGGATCTCTATTGTCCATTGACCTTGAGCCGCAAACCTCTACTCTACATCCCATGAATCTCGTAGTCAAAATAAATGTCGACCTATCACTAGCTAGCTTGCTGCCTGACACTTCACTGACTTAACACAATGACCTATGCATGCACGCAACTTCATCTCCATGTGAAAATTGTGTTGGCATCCACCTTTTCTTTAACATCTGTGTCGGTTCGGATTGgatcactgaccaactccattaccagGTTCCTGTGTTGGGTTACTATCCCTATCGGTTAAACCTTTAACCGATCTCTTAGTATccttgcactctacttctctttTGGTGGAACACTCAATCGGTCAACACccttgctaaccttccttatgcATATCTTTGTCAGATGGGACTCttgtgcatctgcaccttgtccatattaccaataGAACTACATACTACTAGACAGCTTGAtgaaaccatgtcatcaaccttcaattgactccatcttcaatcagcCATTTTCTTCTGTCTgcaactgctcaaccttgccttcttctttAGTCGGGACCATATATCAACCTGTTTATCAAAGAggcaaacccatcactcttcattcaTCCAGACAACTCAACATGCCTTTTttgtcagtccagtgcatatccctaatttcatgcacttgaggcatccttttgtttcactggtagcaccggtgtgagccttcaaacacctacttttacctcttcttccttatctcaaagaactatgatgcacactatgcataataggagataagctccacttactagagATAGTgggtccttgtcatctgcatcctacaatgaagtcatgtggcttccctatttgtatAGCATatattcaaataggcacatgtgatctagtgtgggcacattcattatcagtcatctcttcacatggtgactgcatctttatccggtgggagtcttgttgttttgcATTTACACAACATACATGTGACCTGTTCATCCTTGTCCTCATTTGCTGATGTGATTTAgctaacattttgcctcttcatcacaaataaaaaCTCAACCACCttgctcatccttcttgtacactggtgATTGGATTGTCAATAGGCaactactcactgtcaacacaactcttaccaGGTGACACCCTTTCCTTATCAATGATGGACTATACTGGTAACCTgttcatttcatccacacaagtcaaacactaacttgtgtattgttGACTCCAGTGATCATTCTTCTGAaagacattctcttccttactggtgacctacaacacttagttgacatcaatgactacatatCAACTATATTCCCATAc
The nucleotide sequence above comes from Cryptomeria japonica chromosome 11, Sugi_1.0, whole genome shotgun sequence. Encoded proteins:
- the LOC131859789 gene encoding ricin B-like lectin R40G3 produces the protein MQQWVKDESWSNHVKGTVGQPAFGLVNKATGQALRHAPAACQEVLLTKYEGGFYDESVLWSESEDMGYGYSSIRMGNDIGLTLDAFQGDRKHGGIEEGTRVVT